A region of Spiroplasma endosymbiont of Crioceris asparagi DNA encodes the following proteins:
- a CDS encoding DeoR/GlpR family DNA-binding transcription regulator, producing MLKEERHKIILELVNQNNFVKNIDILHHTNATIQTIIADINYLHLKKKLIKVYGGAKSLKTEFKNYESFDEEKKSKNILNKIKIAKAAANLIEDNDLIFIDTGTTTAELIPFLKDKNVQVVTNGYSNALLLLEQGIENVCLIGGTIIPTTHAIAGEAALKFLNNFHFDKAFIGMNNLNNNEFYTTNLQEALIKEKVILNSEIACILMDVSKFNSKNKIIVNVEKNIVLISDVKPSDYSKKFILAK from the coding sequence TTGCTTAAAGAAGAAAGACATAAAATTATTCTAGAATTAGTAAATCAAAACAATTTTGTAAAAAATATTGATATTTTACATCATACAAATGCTACAATTCAAACAATTATTGCTGATATTAATTATTTACATTTAAAGAAAAAATTAATTAAAGTTTACGGAGGAGCTAAATCTTTAAAAACCGAATTTAAAAATTATGAAAGTTTTGATGAAGAAAAGAAATCCAAAAATATATTAAATAAAATTAAAATTGCCAAAGCTGCTGCTAATTTAATTGAAGACAATGATTTAATTTTTATTGATACTGGAACCACAACTGCCGAATTAATTCCATTTTTAAAAGATAAAAATGTCCAAGTAGTTACTAACGGTTATTCCAATGCTTTACTTTTGCTTGAACAAGGAATTGAAAATGTGTGTTTAATTGGTGGAACAATCATTCCAACAACACACGCCATAGCTGGTGAAGCAGCATTAAAATTTTTGAATAATTTTCACTTTGATAAAGCCTTTATTGGGATGAATAATTTAAACAATAATGAATTTTATACAACAAATTTACAAGAAGCTTTAATAAAAGAAAAAGTTATTTTAAATAGTGAAATTGCTTGTATTTTGATGGATGTTTCAAAATTTAATTCTAAAAATAAAATTATTGTTAATGTTGAAAAAAACATTGTTTTAATAAGTGATGTTAAACCCTCTGATTATAGTAAAAAATTTATTTTAGCAAAATAA
- a CDS encoding PTS transporter subunit EIIC produces the protein MSKESKQELIVQNILDKIGGKQNVKDVYHCATRMRLSLFNDDLAKVSEIKTISNIQGALWSNGELQIIIGAEVPKITNLLKQKLGLETQTTAINGDGKGEFILENKHAKSNVATYRRFLKSVSAIFGPLIPFLIGVGLIMALQQLLNRAGVVKIPDGKGVIGVDYNMFDYALNIIASTGFKMMGVIAIWSTVRYLGGNPVIALALGLIMVSPNIAMTNIDNQGNPTGFHIMSLGSWDINFKPFYSTILVFIVMGVIVAYSQRAMERYFNPVANFVLNPFIILLIGSLMAFFIMGPIMGILENVLLKVFNWFMTLPIGIGTLIVGLTWQLLVVIGVHNILFFVAVAEVQQGNSSLFLAAAFAAAWAQMGAAVGVGLRSKKAVDKSAAYAAALPGIISGPTESCIYGVNLPKGLPFFTGVLAGGIGGWLIGIFGVKLDTLAGLGGIIGFLAYTNKLWQAIVIDLGSFGLGILITWLCYRETKTEKALAAKTLRLFVKSYKNDLKTNLELKVAHEDLKKEIDLLKELNIESANYQKLLIKKLNYEFKLNKIKEINEAKLAKMFDKGQALVNSKNAEKISKGNELIKNSEQELVYKAAKINYLETKIAEINNLISSTHEELNSNIQKHYEQIVAKIAKIEVIKNNNYSTIKDRYFNDLYNVDIQQQIIKPRIIGE, from the coding sequence ATGAGCAAAGAATCTAAACAAGAATTAATTGTTCAAAATATTTTAGATAAAATTGGTGGTAAACAAAATGTAAAAGATGTTTATCATTGTGCTACAAGAATGCGTTTATCATTATTTAACGATGATCTAGCAAAAGTATCTGAAATCAAAACAATATCAAATATTCAGGGAGCACTTTGGTCTAATGGCGAATTACAAATCATCATTGGAGCTGAAGTTCCTAAGATTACTAATCTATTAAAACAAAAGTTAGGTTTAGAAACCCAAACTACTGCAATCAACGGTGATGGTAAGGGTGAGTTTATTTTAGAAAATAAACACGCAAAATCAAATGTTGCCACATATCGTAGATTTTTAAAATCAGTATCTGCCATATTTGGACCATTAATACCATTTTTAATTGGTGTTGGTCTAATAATGGCTTTACAACAATTGCTAAATCGTGCCGGAGTAGTTAAAATTCCAGATGGCAAAGGTGTTATTGGGGTTGATTACAATATGTTTGATTATGCATTAAACATCATTGCTTCAACAGGATTTAAAATGATGGGAGTTATTGCGATTTGATCAACTGTAAGATATTTAGGGGGTAATCCAGTAATTGCATTGGCATTAGGATTAATTATGGTATCTCCAAATATTGCAATGACCAATATTGATAATCAAGGTAACCCCACAGGATTTCACATTATGTCTTTAGGAAGTTGAGACATTAACTTTAAACCATTTTATTCAACTATCTTAGTATTTATTGTTATGGGAGTAATTGTGGCATATAGTCAAAGAGCGATGGAAAGATATTTTAATCCAGTTGCAAACTTTGTTTTAAATCCATTTATTATTTTATTAATCGGATCATTAATGGCATTTTTTATTATGGGTCCAATTATGGGAATATTAGAAAATGTTTTATTAAAAGTCTTTAATTGATTTATGACTTTACCAATTGGTATTGGAACATTAATTGTAGGATTAACTTGACAATTACTAGTTGTTATTGGGGTTCATAACATTTTATTCTTTGTAGCTGTCGCAGAAGTACAACAAGGTAATTCATCATTATTTCTAGCAGCGGCTTTTGCGGCTGCTTGAGCACAAATGGGGGCTGCTGTTGGAGTTGGTTTAAGAAGTAAAAAAGCTGTTGATAAATCAGCTGCATATGCCGCTGCATTACCAGGAATAATATCTGGTCCAACCGAATCATGTATTTATGGTGTTAATTTACCTAAAGGACTACCATTCTTTACTGGTGTACTAGCTGGTGGAATTGGTGGATGATTAATTGGTATCTTTGGAGTAAAACTAGATACACTAGCAGGACTAGGGGGAATCATTGGTTTCTTAGCATATACTAATAAATTATGACAAGCAATTGTAATTGATTTAGGATCATTTGGATTAGGAATTTTAATTACATGACTTTGTTATCGAGAAACAAAAACAGAAAAAGCACTTGCTGCAAAAACATTAAGATTATTTGTTAAATCATATAAAAATGATTTAAAAACAAATTTAGAACTTAAAGTTGCACATGAAGATTTAAAAAAAGAAATTGATTTATTAAAAGAACTAAATATTGAAAGTGCAAATTACCAAAAACTATTAATTAAAAAACTAAATTATGAATTTAAATTAAATAAAATAAAAGAAATCAATGAAGCAAAACTAGCTAAAATGTTTGATAAAGGTCAAGCATTAGTTAATAGCAAAAATGCTGAAAAAATTTCTAAAGGTAATGAATTAATTAAAAATTCTGAACAAGAATTAGTTTATAAAGCTGCAAAAATTAATTATTTAGAAACAAAAATTGCAGAAATTAATAATTTAATTTCATCAACGCATGAAGAATTAAATTCTAATATTCAAAAACACTATGAACAAATTGTTGCTAAAATTGCTAAAATTGAAGTAATTAAAAATAATAACTATTCAACAATTAAAGATCGTTATTTTAATGATTTATACAATGTTGATATTCAACAACAAATTATTAAACCAAGAATAATAGGAGAATAA
- a CDS encoding 1-phosphofructokinase family hexose kinase: protein MNNKIFIISLNPAIDYVLNFENFIKNKTNRPYKKDMYPAGKGIHVSMILNSLKYLNNESIIFIGGDFQNYFTNKLNDQNIKYKLFQANGDIRINLKIIDSEQTEASASGPEISQTEINKMFDYLKENVKPGDYIIANGSLPLNMSEDIYAKITSLANELQAKCVIDAFGLSLTQAIKHKPFLIKPNVEELEMTLKTKLTSKTDIKNACLKLIASGVENILVSMGSDGAMFVNKTQALYCPIYNWNNKLVNAAGAGDSMLGGFIETYINSNNFEQALKFSIICGSGTAYSQRIASSEMIQELAKNINDLKVIKI, encoded by the coding sequence ATGAACAACAAGATATTTATCATCTCATTAAACCCTGCAATTGATTATGTGTTGAATTTTGAAAATTTTATTAAAAATAAAACTAATAGACCATATAAAAAAGATATGTATCCAGCTGGAAAGGGGATTCATGTTTCCATGATTTTAAATAGTTTAAAGTATTTAAATAATGAATCAATTATTTTTATTGGTGGTGATTTTCAAAACTACTTTACTAATAAATTAAATGACCAAAATATTAAATATAAATTATTTCAAGCGAATGGTGATATTCGCATTAATTTAAAAATTATTGACAGTGAACAAACTGAAGCTAGTGCATCAGGTCCAGAAATTTCACAAACTGAAATTAATAAGATGTTTGATTATTTAAAAGAAAATGTCAAACCTGGTGATTATATTATTGCTAACGGAAGTTTACCTTTAAATATGAGTGAAGATATATATGCAAAGATTACTAGTTTAGCTAATGAATTACAAGCAAAATGTGTAATTGATGCATTTGGTTTATCGTTAACTCAAGCAATAAAACATAAACCATTTTTAATTAAACCAAATGTGGAAGAATTAGAAATGACATTAAAAACTAAATTAACTTCTAAAACAGATATTAAAAATGCTTGTTTAAAGTTAATCGCTTCAGGAGTAGAAAATATATTAGTTTCAATGGGAAGCGATGGTGCGATGTTTGTGAATAAAACACAAGCATTATATTGTCCGATTTATAATTGAAACAACAAACTAGTTAATGCAGCAGGGGCTGGTGATAGTATGCTTGGTGGTTTTATAGAAACTTATATTAATAGTAATAACTTTGAACAAGCCTTAAAATTTTCAATAATATGTGGAAGCGGAACTGCTTATTCACAAAGAATTGCTTCTTCAGAAATGATTCAAGAACTTGCTAAAAATATTAATGATTTAAAAGTTATTAAGATTTAA
- a CDS encoding lipoprotein, giving the protein MKKLIGVLGSFGFVATSVVTTVACGHKSENKTLKTDDIKNNADVKNIIGLENLVAVNNALADIAKKIEGVDTLVGKVDEKPTNVKVTITLKDGYKLTGDNFFVIEGAIKAKDVEVNIADIKKEANKIQKQKDLPTVQAELNKIIASDVFKDKIQSLTGDAVNDQPTNVTVTVVLKKGFKLDTDNNTFVIEGAIKAKDVKVEIADIKKEANKIQKQKDLPTVQAELNKIVASDAFKDKIKSLTGDAVNDQPTNVTVTVVLKEGFKLDTDNNTFVIEGAIKAKDVEVNIADIKKEANKIQKQKDLPTVQAELNKIIASDVFKDKIQSLTGDAVNDQPTNVTVTVVLKKGFKLDNDNNTFVIEGAIESKVINIDAIKTKVNTAIAGKGLANLEEVQKKLKELNIPNVTFTVTLKDKSPKNVEVTVVPNKGFTLNSDTDSFVVENAINLINDISIIGGKMLFVSTFDGQKNPYTFEDAQTKAIESVIKCARDPHYKYKDQFQDLHENDLCAEKDTYVPDGPNIRGQICVITKEGSKYKGRLYLNVQGYTPPKQLN; this is encoded by the coding sequence ATGAAAAAATTAATTGGGGTATTAGGAAGTTTTGGATTTGTTGCAACAAGTGTAGTTACGACTGTAGCATGTGGACATAAAAGTGAAAATAAAACACTAAAAACAGATGACATTAAAAATAATGCCGATGTTAAAAATATCATAGGTTTAGAAAACTTAGTTGCTGTTAACAACGCATTAGCTGATATTGCTAAAAAAATTGAAGGTGTGGATACATTAGTAGGAAAAGTTGATGAAAAACCAACTAATGTAAAAGTAACCATTACTTTAAAAGATGGATACAAACTTACAGGTGATAATTTTTTTGTAATTGAAGGTGCCATTAAAGCAAAAGATGTAGAAGTGAATATTGCTGATATTAAAAAAGAAGCAAATAAAATTCAAAAACAAAAAGATTTACCAACAGTTCAAGCAGAACTAAACAAAATCATTGCATCAGATGTCTTTAAAGACAAAATACAATCTTTAACAGGGGACGCCGTTAATGATCAACCAACTAATGTAACTGTCACAGTTGTTTTAAAAAAAGGCTTTAAACTTGATACTGATAATAATACTTTTGTAATTGAAGGTGCCATTAAAGCAAAAGATGTAAAAGTGGAAATTGCTGATATTAAAAAAGAAGCAAATAAAATTCAAAAACAAAAAGATTTACCAACAGTTCAAGCAGAACTAAACAAAATCGTTGCATCAGATGCTTTTAAAGACAAAATAAAATCTTTAACAGGGGACGCCGTTAATGATCAACCAACTAATGTAACTGTCACAGTTGTTTTAAAAGAAGGTTTTAAACTTGATACTGATAATAATACTTTTGTAATTGAAGGTGCCATTAAAGCAAAAGATGTAGAAGTGAATATTGCTGATATTAAAAAAGAAGCAAATAAAATTCAAAAACAAAAAGATTTACCAACAGTTCAAGCAGAACTAAACAAAATCATTGCATCAGATGTCTTTAAAGACAAAATACAATCTTTAACAGGGGACGCCGTTAATGATCAACCAACTAATGTAACTGTCACAGTTGTTTTAAAAAAAGGCTTTAAACTTGATAATGATAATAATACTTTTGTAATTGAAGGTGCTATTGAATCAAAGGTCATTAATATTGATGCTATTAAAACAAAAGTAAATACTGCTATAGCTGGTAAGGGATTGGCTAATTTAGAAGAAGTTCAAAAAAAATTAAAAGAACTTAATATTCCTAATGTGACATTTACGGTGACACTAAAAGATAAAAGTCCAAAAAATGTTGAAGTTACAGTTGTTCCAAATAAAGGATTTACTCTTAATTCAGATACTGATTCATTTGTTGTTGAAAATGCGATTAATTTAATAAATGATATTTCTATTATTGGCGGTAAGATGCTTTTTGTTTCTACATTTGATGGTCAAAAAAACCCATATACATTTGAAGATGCTCAAACCAAAGCAATTGAGTCTGTAATTAAATGTGCTAGAGATCCACATTACAAATATAAAGATCAATTTCAGGATTTACATGAAAATGACTTATGCGCAGAAAAAGACACTTATGTTCCTGATGGACCTAATATAAGAGGACAAATATGTGTAATAACAAAAGAGGGGTCTAAGTATAAAGGAAGACTATATCTTAATGTACAAGGATACACCCCCCCCAAACAATTAAATTAA